The region GTGACATTTGCTTACGAGCCTTTATCCTAGAAAAAGttcattgggctggggagatggctcagtggtagaaggtGCTTCCtgtcaaagcctgccagcctgggtttgcttccccgggacccacgtaaagccagatgcgcaaagtggtgcgtgtgtctggggCTCATTGGCACTGCCAGGAGGCCTTCAtgtgcccatgtgcacacacactccttCCTAATAACTTTTTAAGAATTCATTGAGGGAAATGTAGGTAATAGGGTAAAATGCAAAGAAGAAAAGACCCCTTTCCTGTACTCCACAACCCGGAACTCCGTACAGCAGGGAGGTGCTCCCAGATCTCTGCCTGCGCGGGCACCTAGGGGTGCATCTCCAGTACATGCACTGCGGGTGCTGCTTCCGTGCCACCCTCGGGCAGTCGGCCCTGGACTGCCTCTCTTGTCCATCATGACTCTCTCAGCAGAGAGTCTTCTAGAAGTGTCCCTGGCATACTCCTCCATGACTGCCCAGTGGGCAGGACCGCGGAGAagcccctccttccttttctgctTCCGCCCCAGCACCCGCTGACGGCACACCATCCGCTGGTCACTGCCTTGCTGATGGTGAAGGCAAGACCTGGCCAAGCCCTGCTCACCCGGCACCCCGGGTCCGGGGATGAGGCGAGGTCACCACACAGGATCATGAAGGTCACATGTCAGCTAAGGTCCACGGTGAAGGCGGCCGAGGGAAGTCGGGGTGGTGGGTGGCATCTTGCCGAGGAGGTGCAGCAAAGACAGTGAGATGATGATGCCCCGGTGACGGTGACAGCAGGGTACGGACTGCCCCCCTGCAGAGCACCAGGACTCCTTACAGATATCTGTGGCCGTGGGAGAAAGCCTTAGAGATGAGGGCTGCCCCCACCCGAGATGCTGAAAGGCAAGTGGGAATTGGCCAAAACTGTGTAGAGGGAGAAACTTACACCCCGAGAACAGTGGGTGATGTTGAGCTTGGACCCAGGCAGAGGAGCGGTACCCAAATGGTGGCAGGCAGGTGGCCCAAGGGGCTGAGGACAACCAGAGGTCACACTGACCAGAAAAGACAGACCCTTTGGGACCGGGGAGAGGTGGGGTAGCCCAGGGCTTGGTTCGGAGCAGGACTGCTGGGACTAGTGGTCAGTGAGGATATAGGACAGGGAGAGGCACAGGTCACCGTAGAGACGATGGGCTGCCAACTCCCGAGGGGCCCAGCCAGGTGGACGAAGAGAACAGAGGTGCCTGTTGCAGTTTACAAAAAGTTCTGCCTTCCTGTTGCGGAAAGAAAGCacacgaccaagagcagcttgtgagagaaaagggtttgttttggcccacaggctccaggggaagccccatgatggcagggaaaacgatggcatgagcagagggtggacatcatatcctggacaacatcaggtggacaacagcagcaggagagtgtgccaaacactggcaaagggaagctggctataacacccatgagcccttCCCCAACCACACACAGCAAGACtacaatttccaaattgccatcagctggggattaagcattcagaacacacgagtttgTGCGGGGACACTTGACTCAGACCATCCCAGTGCCTGAgagtggctgggggtgggggaatccGTCTGCCTGGGCCTTCCAACCCCAGAGCTTGCCGTCTGGGAAGGAGACGTAAGAGTGGCCGTGACCAGGCGAAGACAGAGATCAGGGGCAGTGAAGTAAGAGGTGTCCTAGAGCAGGTTCCGCCCAGGCTCCCTCCTAGTCAGGGTCAGAAGCCTCAGGCCTGGCCCAGCCGCTGAGCGGGTCTTGGAGGTGTCCAAAGAGTACCCCTCCCTGATGGTCGGCAGGTGGCTGTGCCCAGAGGTTCCCTTATTAGTGCCCTTGCCCGATCAGGCTGAGTGAAAAACAGCCTGACAGTGAGATGGTACCCCCAGAAACAGGGACAGTAAGCTAGTGACTGCTGCTGGCTGGCCAAGCCTGGACTTGGTAATTCTCACTTTTCTGAGCACCGACGTGGCTTCTCCTGCCTTCCCACACACGTGACCATATCAGCCTGTTATACAGACCTTGCCACTACCCAAAGGCTTAGTGGGAAAGAGCAGTcactgcccaagcatgaggacctgagatcgattccccagcacccgtgtaaaaggCCAACAGGACCACGCGGGCCTAGAGCCCCAGGGCTGAGGAGAGTCACCGGGGCttgtggtcagccagtctggctgaAAAACGGTGAGCCTCGGGCTAAcggagaagccctgtctcaaggaaacgagACAGAAACGTGATAGAAAAGCACATCTGACAGCCCCTGGCCTCCGCATGCGTGCGTGCGGGGCCACACACGCGCCAACACAGATGCCTGATGCCGGGCAGCTGCCCACTCAGGACCTGCCTTGTGGCCTCCACCTTGCTTTCGTCCCCAACCATGTGCTGGTCCCCCAGAATGCACTTCTGACACACTGTACCCACTGCATGCATCCGGCCCTGTGGTAGCGGAGGTGGCCCTGCCCTGCAAGATGACGTGAGGGTTTAGGGGACAGCCCTGTTGTCGCTGGCCTGGATTCAGGGGTGTGGTGGCTTCCCTCCTCAGGTAGGTCCATACCCAGGGCGCCACACTGTGAAACTCCTTCCCCACCCTGAAAGAGTAGGGAACACCACAACGGGGCCACATTATGGAGCCCTTAGTCCGGCAAGGCAGAGAGGCTCTGAGAAGGCGAGGGCAGCCGGGTCCAGTGGGCGGGGAGGGTGATGGAGCTGGGTTCAGCATGGGGGCAGCAGGCAAGAGCTTTGCACGTGTCACCTCTGTCCCTCCCACATGTGGCCTTGGGCACACTTGGTGATGggggaaaagtgtgtgtgtttggctggGATTGGGCACCAGGACCCTGCGGCACCTGAGGGGCAGGGAATCGGCATTTTCCGAGGCCCGCTGGCTGATCCCTTCTCCCTATCCAGCCTGGGGTGGGACCAGGAGGTGGCTCACGCTGCTGCTGTTCTCTGTTCAGCAGGTGAAGGGCTGGGTGCCCGGCAGGGAGCCAGAGCAGCCTGAGGCAGGGGGGCCCACGGGGAGCGCCGGGCCCTCCAGCTGCGCTGAGCAGCATCGCCACAGCAACCGGCGACCAGACCGGCAGCAGCCTAGGCGGACGCAAGTGGACAGCTTCCCACCGTGGCTGAGACACGAGGAATGACTACGGCAAATCAGGCCACGCCGCTGCCAGGGGAGGTGGAGTGTCACTAGAAAGGAGGGTGGTGCAGTCACTGCCCCCACTGCACAGAGCGGCGCCATGCCCGCAAGAGGAGAGGTGCTGGGGCAGGGACTGCAGCGTGACACGGCCTTGCCCCTCAGCCAGCACTGAGCACTTTGAAGACGACGACGCCCCTGCTCCGTGGCAAGAAGGAGAGGCACCCGTTcagtgctcccccccccccacatcaggGCCCGCCGCTGCCGGACCATGGGATGTCGGCAAAGctcagaggagaaagaggcagcgaggcGGTCCCGGAGAATCGACCGCCACCTGCGCTCTGAGAGCCAGCGGCAGCGCCGAGAGATCAAACTTCTCCTACTGGGCACCAGCAACTCGGGCAAGAGCACCATCGTCAAGCAGATGAAGATCATCCACAGCGGCGGGTTCAACCTGGAGGCCTGCAAGGAGTACAAGCCCCTCATCATCTACAACGCCATCGACTCGCTGACCCGCATCATCCGAGCCCTGGCCGCCCTTAAGATTGACTTCCACAACCCCGACCGTGCCTACGACGCCGTGCAGCTCTTCGCGCTGACGGGCCCCGCCGAGAGCAAGGGAGAGATCACGCCCGAGCTGCTGGGGGTCATGCGACGGCTGTGGGCTGACCCCGGCGCCCAGGCCTGCTTCGGCCGCTCCAGCGAGTACCACCTGGAGGACAACGCGGCCTACTACTTGAACGACCTGGAGCGCATCGCCGCGCCCGACTACGTCCCCACCGTGGAGGACATCCTGCGCTCCCGGGACATGACCACGGGCATCGTGGAGAACAAGTTCACCTTCAAGGAGCTCACGTTCAAGATGGTGGACGTGGGCGGGCAGAGGTCAGAGCGCAAGAAATGGATCCACTGCTTCGAAGGCGTCACGGCCATCATCTTCTGTGTGGAGCTCAGCGGATACGATCTGAAACTCTATGAGGATAACCAGACGGTGAGTAGAGCCCCCGGTTTCTTCCGCTTGTCCCCCGCGTCCTGGGAAGCAGGTGGAGTCGGGCCCACGGGGAGAGGCTGTTGTCAGAACTGCCAAGGGGCCTCGGAGAGCCAGTGCTGGTTCGGTGAGGTGTTCAGGGGAACACGTAGGCTGTGGAGGTCAGGCTGCAGGACTTCGGGGGACACTTCTGCCACCATGTCAGCCCCAGGGAGGCAGCGTCATGCAGGACcctcacgcccccccccccccccccccccgtaagaTTGGCCTTCCATGACAGCCCTGGCCTGAGGGCCTTACTTTCATCTGGGTGAGCCTTTTCTGACACTCTCAAAGCAGTGCCACTCCCCTGCCCTCCGTCAGCGTGACTCCCCAGCTGCGGGTGATACTGCTGTCTTTGTAACACTTGCTGGCTCCAGGCACCCCGCTTTGCAGGTCACCCCAGCCTCAGTGTAGGGACTAGAACACGACTGTGCCTAAAGAGCCGAGACCACAGGGGCCGTAGTATGCAGGGACACATGGTCTGGCCGGGTGTCATCATGGATCCACACAGCCCAGGAAACCCAGGGGCGCCAGCCAGCACCACGGCGCAGGGTGAGGGGCCAGGGAACGGCAGCCATCACCGCAACCCTGTCGTGATCCCGAGAGTCTGCTGGCGAGCGTGCTAAGTCTGATACCAAGATGCTAAGGCCTGGGCCTGGGGCCATGAGGTGCTGGGACCTCAGTGAGTGGAGGGGCTAGGGCGCTTGGAGTTTGTGAAGTCCTCGGGGCCCAGGCTGAGAGTCACTGTGTGAGGAAGGGCATCCGAGGCGTGAAGGATGAGGATGATGTGAAGGCGATTTGGGCCCAGTGCCGAGCCGAATGAGAATggatggggggtggtggtgggagcgAGTGGGCCCAGTAGGAAGCAGGAGACAGCCAAGGGGAAGACAGGCAGACGCTCGGGTCCAGCCGAGGCAGAAGGCCAGGTATACGAGCGCACTGCAGTCACTGCAGGACAGGCTGTGCTGCAAAACTGAGGCCAGGCAAGTCTTGAGCGTGGCCAGGGCCACTCTGCCCTGGGGCTGTCCACAGCAAAGCCACTGTGCTGGGCAGGAGCACTGACAAAGACCTGGCGCCTGCCCTCAagagaagagccaggcgtggtggagcccGCCTTTTAGTGCCGGCATTCtgggggtagaggcaggaggatcactgtgagttcgagaccaccctgagtttAAGCAAATGaagaactctaggtcagcctgggctagagcaggactctaccttgagaaaaaccacaaaaattacataaaataaagagagaaaagccTTTGAACCTGGATATGTGaggagtgtgtgttggggggggcggggagg is a window of Jaculus jaculus isolate mJacJac1 chromosome 13, mJacJac1.mat.Y.cur, whole genome shotgun sequence DNA encoding:
- the Gnaz gene encoding guanine nucleotide-binding protein G(z) subunit alpha — protein: MGCRQSSEEKEAARRSRRIDRHLRSESQRQRREIKLLLLGTSNSGKSTIVKQMKIIHSGGFNLEACKEYKPLIIYNAIDSLTRIIRALAALKIDFHNPDRAYDAVQLFALTGPAESKGEITPELLGVMRRLWADPGAQACFGRSSEYHLEDNAAYYLNDLERIAAPDYVPTVEDILRSRDMTTGIVENKFTFKELTFKMVDVGGQRSERKKWIHCFEGVTAIIFCVELSGYDLKLYEDNQTSRMAESLRLFDSICNNNWFINTSLILFLNKKDLLAEKIRRIPLTVCFPEYKGQNTYEEAAVYIQRQFEDLNRNKETKEIYSHFTCATDTSNIQFVFDAVTDVIIQNNLKYIGLC